A window from Fragaria vesca subsp. vesca linkage group LG5, FraVesHawaii_1.0, whole genome shotgun sequence encodes these proteins:
- the LOC101297443 gene encoding pentatricopeptide repeat-containing protein At1g77360, mitochondrial-like, which produces MNMIIKIKSCGEKLGFRWMVLSRNYSSCEATRHIADDPTKRICKIMMSCPTLALDTALDQSGVRISPEIVEDVLVRFKNAGMVAYRFFEWAGKQRNYTHSVKAYHAMIDSLAKIRQYQIMWELVNSMRTQRMQNMETFSIIMRKYARAQKVEEALYTFNVMEKYDCAPNLAAFNDLLSALCKSKNVRKAQEIFDKMKDRFVPDSKTFSILIDGWGKDPNLPKAREVYREMVDAGCIPDIVTYGIMVDVLCKAGRVDEGIEIVRGMVASGCMPTSFIYSVLVHTYGVEDRIEDAVEAFLEMERNGIKADVAIYNALIGAFCKVNKFKNVYRVLSDMKSKAVVPNSRTCNIILHSLIDRGETDEAFSVFRKMIKICDPDADTYTMMIKMFCERNKLEMASKLWKYMKMKQFIPSMHTYSVLINGLCENGNASKACVLLEEMVEKGIRPSGVMFGKLRQLLIKEGREDVLKFLQEKINLMVKEPSFD; this is translated from the coding sequence ATGAATATGATTATCAAGATAAAGAGCTGTGGAGAAAAATTGGGTTTTCGATGGATGGTGCTCTCTCGAAATTACTCTTCTTGTGAAGCAACAAGGCACATTGCTGATGATCCAACCAAAAGAATATGCAAAATCATGATGTCTTGCCCCACACTCGCACTTGATACTGCACTTGATCAAAGTGGGGTCAGAATTTCGCCGGAAATAGTAGAGGATGTTCTCGTGAGATTCAAGAATGCTGGGATGGTCGCGTATCGGTTCTTTGAATGGGCAGGGAAGCAGAGGAACTACACGCACAGTGTTAAGGCGTACCATGCTATGATCGATTCTTTGGCCAAGATAAGGCAGTACCAGATCATGTGGGAGCTTGTGAACTCAATGAGGACCCAAAGGATGCAGAATATGGAGACATTTAGTATCATTATGAGGAAGTATGCAAGGGCCCAGAAGGTCGAGGAAGCGCTTTATACGTTTAATGTTATGGAAAAATATGATTGTGCTCCGAACTTAGCGGCATTCAATGACCTGCTTAGTGCTTTATGCAAATCCAAGAATGTGAGGAAGGCTCAGGAGATTTTTGATAAAATGAAGGACCGCTTTGTGCCAGACTCAAAGACGTTTAGTATATTAATTGATGGATGGGGAAAGGATCCGAATTTGCCCAAGGCAAGGGAGGTCTATAGAGAAATGGTTGACGCAGGCTGTATTCCTGATATAGTGACTTATGGTATCATGGTTGATGTTCTGTGCAAAGCAGGGAGGGTGGATGAAGGCATTGAGATTGTTCGGGGCATGGTTGCTAGTGGTTGTATGCCTACATCTTTTATTTATAGTGTTTTGGTGCATACATATGGGGTGGAGGATAGGATTGAAGATGCTGTTGAAGCATTCTTGGAGATGGAAAGGAATGGAATCAAGGCTGATGTAGCCATCTATAATGCCTTGATTGGTGCTTTTTGTAAAGTTAACAAGTTCAAGAACGTGTACAGGGTCTTAAGTGATATGAAATCTAAAGCTGTTGTACCCAATTCAAGGACATGCAATATCATCTTACATAGCTTGATTGACCGTGGAGAAACTGATGAGGCATTTAGTGTCTTTCGTAAAATGATCAAAATATGTGATCCAGATGCAGATACATATACAATGATGATAAAAATGTTCTGCGAGAGAAATAAATTAGAGATGGCAAGCAAACTGTGGAAGTACATGAAGATGAAACAATTTATCCCCAGTATGCATACATATTCAGTCCTTATAAATGGATTGTGTGAAAACGGTAATGCTTCAAAGGCTTGTGTCTTACTGGAAGAGATGGTAGAGAAGGGGATTCGGCCATCAGGTGTGATGTTTGGAAAATTAAGACAGTTGCTTATAAAAGAAGGAAGAGAAGATGTATTGAAATTTCTTCAAGAAAAAATCAATCTCATGGTCAAAGAGCCTTCTTTTGATTGA
- the LOC101298024 gene encoding uncharacterized protein LOC101298024, with product MERSKVATVILIFTIFTVVSSIDDKCAACNAVAEELEWGISKEKPRNHLDMRHRLDSQGQRRGKVIDYRVSELRVVELLDGLCDKMQDYTLSKIDSDRPVWIKVRDWDNLTIVLDKQEARAYSKDISTYCGRLLEETEDEIADLIKKGSLGVGDVSKVLCQDLSKHCSKTSALDEENGSNGGSDGEL from the exons ATGGAAAGGTCAAAGGTCGCCACTGTGATTCTGATATTCACCATCTTCACCGTCGTTTCTTCCATCGACGACAAATGCGCCGCCTGCAATGCCGTCGCG GAAGAGCTAGAATGGGGAATTTCCAAG GAAAAGCCCAGAAACCACTTGGATATGAGACACCGGTTGGACTCCCAAGGTCAACGGCGAGGAAAGGTAATCGACTACAG AGTCAGTGAGCTCAGAGTTGTTGAACTCCTTGATGGACTTTGTGACAAGATGCAGGATTACACTCTTAGCAAG ATAGATTCAGACAGACCAGTTTGGATCAAAGTGCGTGATTGGGATAACCTTACGATAG TTTTAGATAAACAAGAAGCTAGAGCATATTCAAAGGATATATCAACTTATTGTGGAAG GTTACTTGAGGAAACAGAAGATGAG ATTGCAGACTTGATAAAGAAAGGATCTTTAGGAGTAGGAGATGTAAGCAAGGTTCTATGTCAGGATCTGAGCAAACACTGCAGCAAAACAAG TGCATTGGATGAGGAAAATGGATCTAACGGTGGATCAGATGGAGAACTCTGA
- the LOC101297733 gene encoding probable protein phosphatase 2C 27-like: MRVKMAASMDFSPPTTIFEGVCYNDNMSALDDHDENIHSLKHIPNGKPPRVMRHSLSSMRLLSPEDLLEVGVVASKSPSNENTNFLPVFRSGSCAERGPKQYMEDEHVCVDNLVEHLGETSDFPLPGAFYGVFDGHGGTDAALFIRNNILRFIVEDSHFPTCLERAIKSAYVKADHAFADASSLDISSGTTALTALISGRTLIIANAGDCRAVMGKRGRAIEMSKDHKPNCASEKLRIEKLGGVIYDGYLNGQLSVARALGDWHMKGPKGSACPLSADPELQETCLTEEDEFLIMGCDGLWDVMSSQCAVTMARKELMIHNDPERCSRELVREALKRHTCDNLTVIVVCFSPDAPPRIEVPQSRVRRSISAEGLNLLKGVLDCNS; this comes from the exons ATGCGAGTGAAGATGGCTGCCAGTATGGATTTTTCGCCTCCGACTACCATATTTGAAGGTGTTTGCTACAATGACAACATGTCAGCGTTGGATGATCATGATGAGAATATCCACAGTTTGAAGCATATTCCGAATGGAAAGCCTCCGAGGGTAATGCGGCACAGTTTGAGCTCCATGAGGTTGCTCTCCCCTGAGGATTTG TTGGAAGTTGGGGTTGTAGCCAGTAAGTCACCGTCGAATGAAAATACAAACTTTCTCCCAGTGTTCCGATCAGGAAGCTGTGCTGAAAGAGGACCGAAACAGTACATGGAGGATGAACATGTTTGTGTCGATAATCTTGTTGAACATCTAGGTGAAACTTCTGACTTCCCTTTGCCTGGTGCTTTCTATGGG GTATTTGACGGCCATGGAGGTACAGATGCAGCATTGTTTATCCGAAACAATATTCTTAGATTCATAGTTGAGGATTCTCATTTTCCAACTTGTTTGGAGAGGGCTATTAAGAGTGCCTACGTGAAAGCTGATCATGCATTTGCAGATGCAAGTTCTCTTGATATCTCCTCTGGTACCACTGCTCTGACTGCCCTTATTTCGGGAAG GACCCTAATAATTGCCAATGCTGGGGACTGTCGAGCTGTGATGGGAAAAAGGGGTAGAGCAATAGAGATGTCAAAAGACCACAAACCAAATTGTGCATCTGAAAAGCTAAGAATTGAGAAGCTTGGTGGTGTGATTTATGACGGGTACCTCAATGGACAATTATCTGTGGCTCGTGCTCTAGGAGATTGGCACATGAAGGGACCTAAAGGCTCTGCATGCCCTCTAAGTGCAGATCCTGAGTTGCAGGAGACATGCCTGACCGAGGAAGATGAGTTTTTGATAATGGGGTGTGACGGTTTGTGGGATGTAATGAGTAGCCAATGTGCTGTGACAATGGCGAGGAAAGAACTGATGATCCATAATGATCCTGAAAGATGCTCAAGAGAACTGGTCAGAGAGGCACTCAAGCGTCATACTTGTGATAATTTAACTGTTATTGTGGTTTGTTTTTCCCCAGATGCACCCCCTCGGATAGAGGTTCCTCAAAGCCGAGTCCGAAGGAGCATTTCTGCAGAAGGGCTTAATTTGCTGAAGGGTGTACTGGACTGCAACTCGTGA